A genomic stretch from Streptomyces venezuelae ATCC 10712 includes:
- a CDS encoding alpha/beta hydrolase, with protein MTTNRGRRALLLTLSAAVVAGAALSGGGAATAVAAPAAPVSVVPASGAPVSGASISVAPAAPAGLDWGGCDAAVRPLPGQECARLSVPLDYARPHGEQIQLAVSRLRSTVPAARRGTLMVIPGGPGSSGVQRLAQKGAVLAGETGGAYDLVAFDPRGIGGSAKARCGLAEEDRWMVTLRSWPGAGGGVEENIARSKRIAEACARNGGAMLRGLTTANQVRDLERLRQALGERKLSAWAVSYGTYVAAEYAQKFPGRTDRWVLDSSSDPDPRRVARGWLEGMAEGAADRFPDFAAWASHPDRAKAGLRLAERPEDVRPLLLDLAARLDRAPHASATAGVPLSGAMLLQALQQSLYSDGSFEGFARLVTAALDPAGRPVLPPELAGAMPDEAAAVSVGVICNDVDWPRASPAAYQRVVDADRVRHPLTAGMPVNATPCAYWKGGAVEKPVRITDRGPSNILMIQNLRDPSTPYTKGLAMRAALGDRARLVSVDHGGHGVYLGNGNACGDRAVTRFLTEGVRPDRDVLCR; from the coding sequence ATGACAACGAACCGTGGACGCCGCGCCCTCCTCCTCACCCTCTCCGCCGCCGTCGTGGCCGGGGCCGCCCTCTCCGGCGGTGGGGCGGCCACCGCCGTCGCCGCCCCCGCCGCTCCCGTCTCCGTCGTTCCCGCTTCCGGCGCCCCCGTCTCCGGTGCCTCGATCTCCGTCGCGCCCGCCGCTCCCGCCGGCCTCGACTGGGGCGGCTGCGACGCCGCCGTGCGGCCGCTGCCCGGGCAGGAGTGCGCCCGGCTCTCCGTGCCCCTCGACTACGCCCGGCCCCACGGGGAGCAGATCCAGCTCGCCGTCTCCCGGCTCCGGAGTACGGTGCCCGCGGCGCGGCGCGGCACGCTCATGGTGATTCCCGGCGGCCCCGGCAGTTCCGGTGTGCAGCGGCTCGCGCAGAAGGGGGCCGTGCTCGCCGGGGAGACGGGCGGGGCGTACGACCTCGTCGCCTTCGACCCGCGTGGCATCGGTGGTTCCGCCAAGGCGCGGTGCGGGCTCGCCGAGGAGGACCGCTGGATGGTCACCCTGCGGTCCTGGCCCGGCGCGGGCGGCGGCGTCGAGGAGAACATCGCCCGGTCGAAGCGCATCGCCGAGGCCTGCGCCCGCAACGGCGGTGCCATGCTGCGCGGCCTCACCACCGCGAACCAGGTGCGGGACCTGGAGCGGCTGCGGCAGGCGCTCGGCGAGCGGAAGCTCTCCGCGTGGGCCGTGTCGTACGGGACGTACGTGGCCGCCGAGTACGCCCAGAAGTTCCCCGGGCGGACCGACCGCTGGGTCCTCGACAGCAGCAGTGACCCCGACCCGCGTCGGGTGGCCCGGGGTTGGCTGGAGGGCATGGCGGAGGGCGCCGCGGACCGGTTCCCCGACTTCGCCGCGTGGGCCTCGCACCCCGACCGCGCGAAGGCCGGGCTGCGGCTCGCCGAACGGCCCGAGGACGTCCGGCCGTTGCTCCTCGACCTCGCCGCACGCCTCGACCGCGCCCCGCACGCCTCCGCGACGGCCGGTGTGCCGCTGTCCGGGGCCATGCTGCTCCAGGCCCTTCAGCAGTCCCTCTACTCCGACGGCTCCTTCGAGGGCTTCGCCAGGCTGGTCACCGCCGCGCTCGACCCCGCCGGCCGGCCCGTGCTGCCGCCCGAGCTGGCCGGGGCCATGCCCGACGAGGCCGCCGCCGTCAGCGTGGGCGTGATCTGCAACGACGTCGACTGGCCGCGGGCGTCCCCGGCGGCGTACCAGCGGGTCGTCGACGCCGACCGGGTCCGCCACCCGCTGACCGCCGGCATGCCGGTGAACGCCACCCCCTGCGCGTACTGGAAGGGCGGCGCCGTCGAGAAGCCGGTCCGGATCACCGACCGCGGCCCGTCCAACATCCTCATGATCCAGAACCTGCGGGACCCGTCCACGCCGTACACCAAGGGCCTGGCGATGCGGGCCGCCCTCGGCGACCGCGCGCGGCTCGTCTCCGTCGACCACGGCGGCCACGGGGTCTACCTCGGCAACGGCAACGCCTGCGGCGACCGCGCCGTGACCCGCTTCCTGACCGAGGGCGTACGGCCGGACCGGGACGTCCTCTGCCGGTGA
- a CDS encoding DUF4440 domain-containing protein, whose protein sequence is MHTNDDEAAVAEAIERELLLMTPAVRSSRELSERYLDPEFVEVGASGRRWDRPSMLAAMEVMRGAAEDGPTYAPSGMTGTVLAPGIVHLTFETVLDGRRARRSSIWRKTDDTAGWRMYYHQATPAPEP, encoded by the coding sequence ATGCACACGAACGACGACGAGGCCGCCGTGGCCGAGGCGATCGAGCGGGAGCTGCTCCTGATGACCCCCGCGGTCCGCTCGTCCAGAGAGCTGTCCGAGCGGTACCTCGACCCGGAGTTCGTGGAGGTGGGCGCCTCGGGACGCCGCTGGGACCGCCCGTCGATGCTCGCGGCGATGGAGGTCATGCGGGGCGCCGCCGAGGACGGCCCGACGTACGCGCCCAGCGGGATGACCGGCACGGTACTGGCCCCCGGAATCGTGCACCTGACGTTCGAGACCGTCCTCGACGGCAGACGGGCCCGGCGCAGCTCGATCTGGCGGAAGACGGACGACACGGCCGGCTGGCGCATGTACTACCACCAGGCCACCCCCGCCCCGGAACCCTGA
- a CDS encoding cold-shock protein — protein sequence MAQGTVKWFNAEKGYGFIAVDGGADVFVHYSAIQMDGYRSLEEGQRVEFEISQGQKGPQADMVKLAV from the coding sequence ATGGCTCAGGGCACCGTCAAGTGGTTCAACGCGGAGAAGGGCTACGGCTTCATCGCGGTCGACGGTGGTGCGGATGTTTTCGTCCACTACAGCGCGATCCAGATGGATGGCTACCGCAGCCTCGAAGAGGGACAGCGAGTCGAGTTCGAGATCTCGCAGGGCCAGAAGGGTCCGCAGGCGGACATGGTCAAGCTCGCCGTCTGA
- a CDS encoding MoaD/ThiS family protein, with protein MAVNVRIPTILRTYTGGRSEVQAEGATLAEVIADLEKNHTGIAARVLDDQGKLRRFVNVYVNDDDVRFEQGLETATPAGAGVSIIPAVAGGC; from the coding sequence ATGGCCGTGAACGTCCGCATCCCCACCATCCTCCGCACCTACACGGGTGGCCGGTCCGAGGTCCAGGCCGAGGGCGCGACCCTCGCCGAGGTCATCGCGGACCTGGAGAAGAACCACACGGGCATCGCCGCCCGCGTCCTGGACGACCAGGGCAAGCTGCGCCGCTTCGTCAACGTCTACGTGAACGACGACGACGTGCGCTTCGAGCAGGGCCTGGAGACGGCCACCCCGGCCGGCGCGGGCGTCTCGATCATCCCGGCCGTCGCCGGCGGTTGCTGA
- the groL gene encoding chaperonin GroEL (60 kDa chaperone family; promotes refolding of misfolded polypeptides especially under stressful conditions; forms two stacked rings of heptamers to form a barrel-shaped 14mer; ends can be capped by GroES; misfolded proteins enter the barrel where they are refolded when GroES binds), with amino-acid sequence MAKIIAFDEEARRGLERGMNQLADAVKVTLGPKGRNVVLEKKWGAPTITNDGVSIAKEIELEDPYEKIGAELVKEVAKKTDDVAGDGTTTATVLAQALVREGLRNVAAGANPMALKRGIEKAVEAVSGALLEQAKDVETKEQIASTASISAADTQIGELIAEAMDKVGKEGVITVEESQTFGLELELTEGMRFDKGYISAYFATDMERMEASLDDPYLLIVNSKISSVKDLLPLLEKVMQSGKPLLIIAEDVEGEALSTLVVNKIRGTFKSVAVKAPGFGDRRKAMLNDIAILTGGTVISEEVGLKLENAGLDLLGRARKVVITKDETTIVDGAGDSEQVAGRVNQIRAEIENSDSDYDREKLQERLAKLAGGVAVIKAGAATEVELKERKHRIEDAVRNAKAAVEEGIVAGGGVALLQASSVFEKLEADLAGDEATGANIVKLALEAPLKQIAVNAGLEGGVVAEKVRNLPVGHGLNAATNEYVDLIAEGIIDPAKVTRSALQNAASIAALFLTTEAVIADKPEKAAAPAGGGMPGGDMDF; translated from the coding sequence ATGGCCAAGATCATCGCGTTCGACGAGGAGGCCCGGCGCGGTCTCGAGCGCGGCATGAACCAGCTCGCTGACGCCGTCAAGGTCACCCTCGGCCCCAAGGGTCGCAACGTCGTCCTCGAGAAGAAGTGGGGCGCCCCCACGATCACCAACGATGGTGTCTCCATCGCCAAGGAGATCGAGCTCGAGGACCCGTACGAGAAGATCGGCGCCGAGCTGGTCAAGGAAGTCGCCAAGAAGACGGACGACGTCGCCGGCGACGGTACGACCACCGCCACCGTCCTCGCCCAGGCGCTCGTCCGCGAGGGCCTGCGCAACGTGGCCGCCGGTGCCAACCCGATGGCCCTCAAGCGCGGTATCGAGAAGGCCGTCGAGGCCGTCTCCGGCGCCCTGCTCGAGCAGGCGAAGGATGTCGAGACCAAGGAGCAGATCGCTTCCACGGCCTCCATCTCCGCCGCCGACACCCAGATCGGCGAGCTCATCGCCGAGGCGATGGACAAGGTCGGCAAGGAAGGCGTCATCACCGTCGAGGAGTCCCAGACCTTCGGTCTGGAGCTGGAGCTCACCGAGGGCATGCGCTTCGACAAGGGCTACATCTCGGCGTACTTCGCCACCGACATGGAGCGCATGGAGGCGTCGCTCGACGACCCCTACCTCCTCATCGTCAACTCCAAGATCTCCTCGGTGAAGGACCTGCTCCCGCTCCTGGAGAAGGTCATGCAGTCGGGCAAGCCGCTGCTGATCATCGCCGAGGACGTCGAGGGCGAGGCCCTGTCGACCCTGGTCGTCAACAAGATCCGCGGCACCTTCAAGTCCGTCGCGGTCAAGGCCCCCGGCTTCGGCGACCGCCGCAAGGCGATGCTGAACGACATCGCCATCCTCACCGGCGGCACGGTCATCTCCGAGGAGGTCGGCCTCAAGCTGGAGAACGCGGGCCTCGACCTGCTGGGCCGCGCCCGCAAGGTCGTCATCACCAAGGACGAGACCACCATCGTCGACGGTGCCGGTGACAGCGAGCAGGTCGCCGGTCGCGTGAACCAGATCCGCGCCGAGATCGAGAACAGCGACTCGGACTACGACCGCGAGAAGCTCCAGGAGCGCCTGGCGAAGCTCGCCGGTGGCGTCGCCGTCATCAAGGCCGGTGCCGCGACCGAGGTCGAGCTCAAGGAGCGCAAGCACCGCATCGAGGACGCCGTTCGCAACGCGAAGGCGGCCGTCGAGGAGGGCATCGTCGCCGGCGGTGGCGTGGCCCTGCTCCAGGCCTCCTCGGTCTTCGAGAAGCTCGAGGCCGACCTCGCGGGTGACGAGGCCACGGGCGCGAACATCGTGAAGCTGGCCCTTGAGGCCCCGCTGAAGCAGATCGCGGTCAACGCCGGCCTCGAGGGCGGCGTCGTGGCGGAGAAGGTCCGCAACCTGCCCGTCGGCCACGGTCTGAACGCCGCGACCAACGAGTACGTCGACCTCATCGCCGAGGGCATCATCGACCCGGCGAAGGTCACGCGCTCCGCGCTGCAGAACGCCGCGTCGATCGCCGCGCTGTTCCTCACCACCGAGGCCGTCATCGCCGACAAGCCGGAGAAGGCCGCCGCGCCGGCCGGCGGCGGCATGCCGGGCGGTGACATGGACTTCTGA
- a CDS encoding GNAT family N-acetyltransferase: MLSGSKVVLRARYEEDIPILRTELYDDAVTGSRAEGAPWRPITPGAKDPRLFVDDQGPETVSFSVVERDGGALVGTATLWGIDNHHRAAHIGLGLLPSARGKGYGSDVVAVLCHYGFVVRGLHRLQIETLADNHGMLRSAEHNGFVREGVLRSSAWVLGEFLDEVILGLLAKDWKPNATS, translated from the coding sequence ATGCTGAGCGGAAGCAAGGTCGTACTCCGGGCCCGGTACGAGGAAGACATCCCGATCCTGCGGACGGAGCTGTACGACGACGCCGTCACCGGCTCACGCGCCGAAGGCGCCCCGTGGCGGCCGATCACACCCGGCGCCAAGGACCCGCGGCTGTTCGTCGACGACCAGGGACCGGAGACCGTCTCCTTCTCGGTGGTCGAGCGGGACGGCGGCGCGCTCGTCGGCACCGCGACGCTCTGGGGCATCGACAACCACCACCGGGCCGCACACATCGGCCTCGGCCTGCTGCCCTCCGCCCGCGGCAAGGGCTACGGCTCGGACGTGGTCGCGGTCCTGTGCCACTACGGCTTCGTCGTACGCGGCCTGCACCGCCTCCAGATCGAGACCCTCGCGGACAACCACGGGATGCTCCGCTCCGCCGAACACAACGGCTTCGTCCGCGAGGGCGTCCTGCGCTCCTCGGCATGGGTCCTGGGCGAGTTCCTCGACGAGGTGATCCTCGGCCTCCTCGCCAAGGACTGGAAGCCGAACGCGACGAGCTAG
- a CDS encoding lysine 2,3-aminomutase — MTVLTGHRLGALIADRTGRPALAHEAEVVGQVLPFRVTSHVADELVDWTRAPDDPLYRLVMPHRGLLAPADFAAVERSLRDGDRDRLRLVVDGLRERLDPHPAGRDAAGLRHRYPETLLVLPGQGRTCHGPCASCSRWPRFAGDPVRGRELGGPEALGDRLDRHPEITDVLFAGVPFAGGSGADPPDPPDPFELRTARLAPYVTALLDRPGVRTVRIVTRAVSRFPGRFLDAPDADDLLRLLERVVASGRHLVLTLYVCHPRELRPATARRALGRLAATGAVLRTRGAVLRRVNDDAALWARMWREQTALGLAPYGMLVERGGGVRRCFRLPLARVLEVHAEALRRVPGLAGRVCGPVMPTELGVLAVDGPVRLADGPAFALRAVRTPDPALRGRVAYAPFDPAARWWDELVPYGPGDRSLIPGEPLTTAE, encoded by the coding sequence GTGACCGTCCTCACCGGTCACCGCCTGGGCGCGCTCATCGCCGACCGCACCGGCCGGCCCGCCCTCGCCCACGAGGCCGAGGTCGTCGGCCAGGTGCTGCCCTTCCGGGTCACCTCCCACGTCGCCGACGAACTCGTCGACTGGACGCGCGCCCCCGACGACCCGCTCTACCGCCTCGTCATGCCCCACCGGGGGCTGCTCGCCCCCGCCGACTTCGCCGCCGTCGAGCGGAGCCTGCGGGACGGGGACCGGGACCGGCTGCGCCTGGTCGTCGACGGGCTCCGCGAGCGGCTCGACCCGCACCCGGCCGGCCGTGACGCGGCGGGCCTGCGGCACCGCTACCCGGAGACGCTGCTCGTCCTGCCGGGCCAGGGGCGTACCTGCCACGGCCCCTGCGCGTCCTGCTCCCGGTGGCCACGGTTCGCCGGGGATCCGGTGCGGGGCCGGGAGCTCGGCGGCCCGGAGGCGTTGGGCGACCGGCTGGACCGGCATCCGGAGATCACCGATGTCCTCTTCGCGGGCGTCCCTTTCGCGGGCGGGTCAGGGGCGGATCCGCCCGATCCGCCGGACCCGTTCGAGCTGCGGACCGCGCGGCTCGCCCCGTACGTGACGGCGCTCCTCGACCGGCCCGGCGTGCGGACCGTCCGGATCGTCACCCGGGCCGTGTCCCGCTTCCCCGGGCGTTTCCTGGACGCCCCCGACGCCGACGACCTCCTCCGCCTCCTCGAACGGGTCGTGGCGTCCGGGCGGCACCTCGTCCTGACGCTGTACGTCTGCCATCCCCGGGAGCTCCGGCCGGCGACGGCCCGCCGCGCCCTCGGCCGGCTGGCCGCGACGGGCGCGGTGCTGCGCACCAGGGGGGCCGTCCTGCGGCGCGTCAACGACGACGCCGCGCTCTGGGCGCGGATGTGGCGTGAGCAGACGGCGCTCGGCCTGGCGCCGTACGGCATGCTCGTCGAGCGCGGCGGTGGCGTACGGCGCTGTTTCCGGTTGCCGCTGGCCCGGGTCCTCGAGGTCCATGCGGAGGCGCTCCGGCGGGTCCCGGGGCTCGCGGGCAGGGTGTGCGGCCCGGTGATGCCGACGGAGCTCGGCGTGCTGGCGGTCGACGGACCCGTCCGCCTCGCGGACGGTCCGGCGTTCGCCCTCCGGGCGGTGAGGACCCCTGACCCGGCCCTGAGGGGCAGGGTGGCGTACGCCCCGTTCGATCCGGCGGCCCGGTGGTGGGACGAACTCGTCCCGTACGGGCCGGGGGACCGGTCCCTGATCCCGGGGGAGCCGCTGACGACCGCCGAGTAG
- a CDS encoding SRPBCC domain-containing protein, which yields MVTLLTTPADRELVITRTFDAPPGRVWEAWTHPEHVREWYGVSALTTSVVDIDLRVGGGWRWGQTAPDGQEIVFSGTYEDVVPVERLDYTEVFEQMPDTAPVHVTLTFDATPDGGTALTSTSFWPSNDIRDQALAAGMEAGVREQYDRLAEHLKSM from the coding sequence ATGGTCACCCTCCTGACGACGCCGGCCGACCGCGAGCTGGTCATCACCCGCACCTTCGACGCCCCGCCGGGCCGGGTCTGGGAGGCGTGGACGCACCCCGAGCACGTACGGGAGTGGTACGGCGTCTCCGCGCTGACCACGTCCGTCGTCGACATCGACCTGCGGGTCGGCGGCGGGTGGCGCTGGGGCCAGACCGCGCCGGACGGCCAGGAGATCGTCTTCTCCGGTACGTACGAGGACGTCGTCCCGGTCGAGCGGCTCGACTACACGGAGGTCTTCGAGCAGATGCCGGACACCGCACCCGTCCACGTCACCCTCACCTTCGACGCGACCCCGGACGGCGGCACGGCCCTGACCAGCACGTCGTTCTGGCCCTCGAACGACATCAGGGACCAGGCGCTCGCGGCGGGCATGGAGGCGGGGGTCCGCGAACAGTACGACCGCCTCGCGGAACACCTGAAGTCGATGTGA
- a CDS encoding class I SAM-dependent methyltransferase: MSPNDRGIRTIDDVLNLLDGLFAPGADRWSGGGSDWWDGFYADRDKPVPFFVAKPDESLVSYVERGLLPAGGGRALDLGCGPGRNSLYLASLGYQVDAVDLSPTAIRWARERAEKTGVGQGGTGQGGAPGIRFVQGDAFAPGTALDGPYDLIHDSGCFHHLPPHRRVSYLALLDRLLAPGGHFTLTAFAAGEGGMGSELPDADFYRQGSLDGGLAYTDTALRTIFTSGTPDLTEIEIRRMHDETHDSPTFGEPFLWSAAFQRP; this comes from the coding sequence ATGAGCCCGAACGACCGTGGCATCCGCACGATCGACGACGTCCTGAACCTGCTCGACGGGCTGTTCGCGCCCGGCGCCGACCGCTGGTCCGGCGGCGGCTCCGACTGGTGGGACGGCTTCTACGCCGACCGCGACAAGCCGGTGCCGTTCTTCGTCGCCAAGCCGGACGAGAGCCTTGTGTCGTACGTCGAGCGGGGGCTGCTCCCGGCCGGCGGCGGCCGCGCGCTCGACCTCGGCTGCGGACCCGGCCGCAACAGCCTCTACCTCGCCTCGCTGGGCTACCAGGTGGACGCCGTCGACCTCTCGCCCACCGCGATCCGCTGGGCCCGGGAGCGAGCCGAGAAGACCGGCGTAGGGCAGGGCGGCACCGGGCAGGGCGGCGCCCCCGGCATCCGCTTCGTCCAGGGCGACGCCTTCGCCCCCGGCACCGCCCTCGACGGCCCGTACGACCTCATCCACGACTCCGGCTGCTTCCACCACCTGCCGCCGCACCGCCGCGTCAGCTACCTCGCGCTCCTGGACCGCCTCCTCGCGCCCGGCGGGCACTTCACACTCACCGCGTTCGCCGCCGGGGAGGGCGGCATGGGCTCCGAACTCCCGGACGCCGACTTCTACCGCCAGGGCAGCCTCGACGGCGGACTCGCCTATACGGACACGGCCTTGAGGACGATCTTCACCAGCGGCACGCCGGACCTGACCGAGATCGAGATCCGCCGCATGCACGACGAAACCCACGACTCCCCCACCTTCGGCGAACCCTTCCTCTGGTCGGCCGCCTTCCAGCGCCCGTGA
- a CDS encoding transporter substrate-binding domain-containing protein, with amino-acid sequence MTIPAGPALIADLAPTGTLRASVNLGNPVLAQGTPEAPSGITVDLAREIGARLGVPVELLCFDAARKSFEAMADGRADLCFLAVDPAREKEVAFTAPYVVIEGVYAVPRDSALTSVEDVDAPGVRIGVKQGSAYDLYLSRSLAHATVVRGEEGVDTFRAEGLEAGAGIRQPMTAYVRENPDVRLIEGRFMEIRQAVGTTVTRAPETVAFLRAVVEELKANGFVADSLRRAGQETSLLAPPA; translated from the coding sequence ATGACGATCCCAGCGGGCCCCGCCCTCATCGCCGACCTCGCCCCCACCGGCACCCTCCGGGCCTCCGTGAACCTGGGGAACCCGGTGCTCGCCCAGGGCACCCCCGAGGCCCCGTCCGGGATCACCGTGGATCTGGCGCGGGAGATCGGGGCGCGGCTCGGGGTCCCCGTCGAGCTGCTGTGCTTCGACGCGGCACGGAAGTCCTTCGAGGCGATGGCGGACGGCCGGGCCGACCTGTGCTTCCTCGCCGTGGACCCGGCGCGCGAGAAGGAAGTCGCGTTCACCGCCCCGTACGTGGTCATCGAGGGGGTGTACGCCGTCCCGCGCGACTCCGCCCTCACCTCCGTCGAGGACGTCGACGCGCCCGGCGTCCGCATCGGGGTCAAGCAGGGCTCCGCGTACGACCTGTACCTCTCCCGGTCCCTCGCGCACGCGACGGTCGTCCGCGGCGAGGAGGGCGTGGACACCTTCCGGGCGGAGGGCCTGGAGGCGGGCGCGGGCATCCGGCAGCCGATGACCGCGTACGTACGGGAGAACCCCGACGTCCGGCTCATCGAGGGCCGGTTCATGGAGATCCGGCAGGCCGTCGGCACCACGGTCACCCGCGCCCCGGAGACCGTCGCCTTCCTCCGCGCCGTCGTCGAGGAGCTCAAGGCGAACGGTTTCGTCGCGGACTCGCTGCGCCGGGCGGGCCAGGAGACGAGCCTGCTCGCCCCGCCCGCCTGA
- a CDS encoding aldo/keto reductase, with translation MPRMTTSPSSARPSSAVPAAASGTWVLGDLTVRRVGFGAMRLPQRGAALVEDAVPRDRGEAIAVLRKAVELGVNHIDTAAFYFSPLRSANELIRSALGGPYPDDLVIATKVGPARDTTGAWSEHARTPAGLRGQVEENLRQLGRDHLDVVNLRILGTDSVAERFGALAELREAGLIRHLGLSNITPEQLAEARTIAPVVCVQNMYGIGVRPEYADFVRYCGEQGIAFVPFYAIAGAGREGGATAAESPEVLAVAEAHGASPAQVRIAWTLHQGPHLLAIPGTGDPEHLAANVAAGALRLTDEDLALLDGLHHTPAA, from the coding sequence ATGCCCCGCATGACCACCTCCCCGTCCTCCGCCCGGCCCTCCTCCGCCGTCCCGGCCGCCGCCTCCGGTACCTGGGTGCTCGGTGATCTCACCGTCCGCCGTGTCGGCTTCGGCGCCATGCGGCTCCCGCAGCGTGGCGCGGCCCTCGTCGAGGACGCCGTGCCGCGCGATCGCGGCGAGGCGATCGCCGTACTGCGCAAGGCCGTCGAGCTCGGCGTGAACCACATCGACACCGCCGCCTTCTACTTCTCCCCGCTCCGGTCCGCCAACGAGCTGATCCGCAGCGCGCTCGGCGGGCCCTACCCCGACGACCTCGTCATCGCCACCAAGGTCGGGCCCGCCCGGGACACGACCGGCGCCTGGAGCGAGCACGCGCGGACCCCCGCCGGGCTGCGCGGACAGGTCGAGGAGAACCTGCGCCAGCTCGGCCGCGACCACCTCGACGTCGTCAACCTCCGCATCCTCGGCACCGATTCGGTCGCCGAACGCTTCGGCGCCCTCGCCGAACTCCGCGAGGCCGGTCTCATCCGGCACCTCGGCCTCTCCAACATCACCCCCGAGCAGCTCGCCGAGGCCCGGACCATCGCCCCCGTCGTCTGCGTGCAGAACATGTACGGCATCGGGGTCCGCCCGGAGTACGCCGACTTCGTCCGGTACTGCGGCGAACAGGGCATCGCCTTCGTGCCGTTCTACGCGATCGCCGGCGCCGGCCGCGAAGGCGGCGCCACCGCCGCCGAGAGCCCCGAAGTGCTCGCCGTCGCCGAGGCCCACGGCGCGAGCCCCGCCCAGGTGCGGATCGCCTGGACCCTCCACCAGGGCCCCCACCTGCTCGCCATCCCCGGCACCGGCGACCCCGAACACCTCGCCGCCAACGTCGCCGCCGGCGCGCTCCGGCTCACCGACGAGGACCTGGCCCTCCTGGACGGCCTGCACCACACGCCGGCTGCCTAG